Part of the Stackebrandtia endophytica genome is shown below.
GCGCCTGCTCAGCGGGATGAGCCAACGCGAACTCGCCAAGCGCCTGGGCACCACTCAGCGGTACATCTGGGAGATCGAAGCGGGCAAGCCATCGATCTTCATGGACCGACTGTTCGCGGTGATGCGAGAGACGAACATGCAGCTCACCGCCACCATCGAAACCGAGGACGACCGTGGCTGAATTGATAGTGGAGCTGTATGGCAGGCACATCGGAACACTGAGCGGAACATGGCGCACCTTCGATTTCACCGCCACAGCACGCGCAGTTGAGGAATACGGAATCGATAGTCCACTACTTTCCGTAGTCATCCCATTGACCGTAATCCCCACTCGCTCACGAAAAGATCGGCGTCAGAACTTCTTCCGAGAGTTGCTACCGGAAGGAAGAATGCTGACGCGGATGGCACAGGACATCAACGTGGCAGAGCAGGACGTCATTGCGTTGCTGCGAGCGTATGGGCGCGACGTTGCCGGCGCCCTCCAGATCTGGGATCCCGAGGCCCCCGGTGAGCCCAAGCAACCAGGACTTGAGCCGCTGACGGTACACGACGTCGCGGAAATGTTGTTGAACGTTCAAGACAATCCGCTAGGCAACAAACCGGTTGGCGGTAAGACCTCACTGGCCGGCGTGCAGGACAAGATCGTTCTCGCATCAACACCAGACGGCTGGAATCGTGTCATTGACGGCTATCCGTCCACTCACATCCTCAAACCCGAATCGGGCGACCACCCTACGATCATCTACGACGAGGAATACGGCTCGCGCTTCGCGCGCGCGACAGGACTCGCCGAGTTTCACACTTGGATCGAAGTATTCGAAACCACCCCGGCACTTGTGATCGAACGCTACGACCGATCGCCCGATACTCCAAGCGGACGCATCCACCAAGAGGATTTCAATCAGGCCCTTGGAGCCGGAGGAAGCCGAAAGTACCAGAGGTACGGTGGGCGCGTCAGCCTGGCACGAATTGCCAAGGTCCTGTCCACGACCGGGAACACGGAATCCCTTGAACGGTTGCTACGAATGACCGTGCTGTCGGCAGCCATCGGGAACCTGGACATGCATGCCAAAAACATCTCACTATTGCACTTTCAAGACGGCACCATGACACTTGCGCCCGCCTATGACATCGTCCCGCAATCCCACCTACCCAACGACGGCGAAATGGCCCTCGCCATCAATCACGAGTACCGTCACCAATCCATCACCCGAGATCACCTCATTGCTGAGGGCCACAACTGGGGGCTGACCAACCCCAGACAGCTGATCAACGACACTCTGGCAATCGTCCTTGAAACCGCAGCCAAGGAGGCGCCTCACCCTGCTGCTCACCCAGGACTTACCCACGACATCACACGGTTCACAACAAATCTCCTGAACAACCGCGCCGCAGGTGAACCCGACTGACAGACAAGTCGACCTCGACTCACGACGTGCATATCGTAGTCATCCCAAATGACTACGAAAACGTAGTCAGGAACAGTCCCCGCGGGCGCGAAGTCGCCTCCATTGCGACCCGGCACGCGACAATTCCACTACGGTGGGTCATGGCGACGGTGGCACTACGGACACTCCATATCAGAAATTCGATCACCTCGACCGGAAAGCTCCATCCTGTTGCCCGATGGGGCACACTGGATCTCATTGCCTGGAGGAGGGACATGAGCACTGAGGACGATGTCCGTCGGATCGCGCTCGGGTTGCCCGAGGTGACGGAACGGACTTCCTATGGCACCCCGGCTTTCTACGTGGCGGGCAAGATCTTCGCGCGGTTTCGAGAAGAACCGGGGGTGTTGGTCTGTTGGTGCCGGGATCTGGGCGACCGGGAGGCACTCTTGGCCGCCTCCCCGCAGAAGTTCTTCACGACGGACCATTATCGGGGCCATGCCAGTGTCCTCGTCCGGCTGTCTCAAGTTGACACGAATGAACTGTCCGAATTGCTCGAAGACGCCTGGGCCGCTCGGGCACCTCGTCGTCTGACGTCGGAGTAGGTCAGCCTCGTCCGGACCGAATCCGCACCAGTCCGACGAGCAACCACCCGAGACCGAACTGTCCTTCGGTCGCCAACCAGGCGATCGTCGATGCGACGCCGGCCCCGGCGATGCCCTCCAGCGCCAGCCCGGCCGGCACCCCGACGAGTACCAACGGGGTACAGGCGATGAGCAATACGGTCAGTGGCCGAGGAAGGTCGGTCGTTCGTCGAACCGCGAGACCGACCAGGGTTGTTCCGACATACGCCAGGTGCGCCAGAATCCACGCCGGTATCGCCGCTATCGCGATGACACCACCGAGTCCCGCCGACAGCATCGGCGCCAGCAACCCCAGCGTCGACCCGACCAGATGGGCGATGAGTCCGGTCATGACCAGGCCGATTCCCCACCGCCACAGTTTGCCGGAGGCGCGACTGTCCCGACTGACGCCGAGGACACCGACCAGCAGCAGTAGTCCGCCCAGAATCGCCACCCCGATCTGCGAACCGGAGGCCGCCGAGCCCAGTTCGGGCTCGCCCCACAGGCTCGATCCGGCGGCGGCGAAGACGACACCGCCGAGGACGAGGGCGCCTCGGGTAGTCGACGAGAAATTGACGGTAGACGTCATGGGAGTGTTCACCGGCCCAACGTAGGCGGCACGCCACGCCCGTCGTCTCCCCCGTAATGGGGAGGCGCGTCCTCTCGCGGGGGGCTTCCGAGTGGACGGGGGAGACGGATGTGGCGAGCGGCTCAGCTCGACTCCGGTGAAGTGGCCGATCACGGGCGAATCCGCCGAGGAAATCCGGTTGCACAGCATGTCGGTGAAGGCAAGGATCGCTGCCATGTCCACACCGTTCACCGTGAAACCGACGTTGCGGGGCGAGCTGGTCACGCTGCGCCCCATTCGACGCGGCGACGCCGACGTCCTCGGCCGTATCCTTCGGGAGGATCCGGATGTCGCGCGACTGACCGGGTACGTGCACAGCAGCACCGAGGAACCCTCGGGGCCTCCGATCGAGCAGCTGCGCGACATCTACGGGTCCTGGGCCGAGTCCGATGACCGGCTCGTACTCGGCGTGGTGGACAACGTCGACGGCGCGCTGGTCGGCGAGGTCGTGCTCTCGGACTGGAACGAGGACAACCGTTCCTGTGGCTTCCGCACGTTCATAAGCGCGGCGGGCCGTGGTCGGGGATTGGGAACCGAGGCCACCGGCATGATCATCGATTACGGTCTACAAGAGATCAATATGCACCGCATACGTCTGGAGGTATACGACTTCAACCCTCGGGCGCGCCGTGTGTATGAAAAGGTCGGTTTCGTCCACGAGGGAATTGGCCGAGACGCGCTACGCTTCGACGATCGATGGATCGATGTGCATTACATGGCGATCCTGGCGACCGATCAACGGCCCGGCGGGGGTCCACCCACCGGCCACTAGCCGAACTGGTGAATATGGACAGCAACGGTCGAGCTCGGGGTCCGGTACTCGTCACCGGTGCCACGGGAACGTTGGGGCGGGTGGTCGTGGCACGGCTTCGTTCCGTCGGGTTTCCGGTGCGCGGCCTCAGCCGCCGAAAACATCTGCCGGATGACCGCATCGACTGGGTCGTCGGAGACGTCACGACCGGTTCGGGGATCGGTTCGGCCGTCGAGGGGATCCACACCGTCGTCCATCTCGCCTCGGCGCCGTATCGGCGCGGCTACACCAGATCGGTCGAGATCGACGGGACCAGGCGACTGCTCGACGAAGCGCATACCGCCGGTGTGCAGCACATCGTCTACACCTCGATCATCGGCTGCGACCACATCCCCTGGGCCTACTTCGAGACCAAGGTGGCGGCCGAGGAGCTGATAGCGAAGGGGCCCATACCCTTCAGCATCCTGCGACTGGGCCAGTTCCACGACTTCGTCGACCGCGCGTTGAGTTCGCTGTCCGGGATCGGGCTGCTCGTCGCCGATCGAAAAGTTCTCGCGCAACCGGTCGACACCTCCGATGTGGCCGAACGAATAACCGCCGCGCTTCGAGCCGGTCCCGCTTCCGGCATCGAGGAGTTCGGCGGGCCCGAGGTTCTCGATCTACGCATCGCCGCCCAGCAGTGGTTGGCGGCGACCGGCAAACGCCGGGCGATCCTGCCCGTCAGAATCCCCGGGAAACTGGGACGAGCCTTCCGAGACGGTCACCTGACCGCACCCGCCGCCCCACGCGGCAGCCGCACCTGGCGGGAGTACCTGGCGGCCAAGTACTCCCCCGACATCACACGTTGACGCTCACGGCACCACCAGGCCGGTTCGCCATGCCCAGGCCGCCAGGCCGACTCGGTTTCGGGCACCGACCTTGCGCTGTGCATTGGCGATGTGGGTCTTGACGGTGCCGGCGGTGATGAACAGTTCGGCACCGATCTCGGCGTTGGTTCGGCCATCGGCCAACAGCACCACCACCTGCTCCTCCCGTTCCGACAGTCCGGCACCGTCACCGCGGGGCCGCGATGGCATCGAGCGGGGTGCCCCGGACCCCCGCAGCAGTCGCACCGTCAACGACGGACTGATCAGCGCGTCACCGGCACACGCCGCCCGGATCGCCTCCACCAGCAGTGCCGGCCCGGATCGTTTCAGGACGAACCCGGCGGCGCCGGCGTCGAGGGCGGCTCGAACATATTCGTCATCATCGAATGTCGTCACGACGATGACGCTCGTCGGCGTGTCGACTCTCCTGACGACTTCGATCCCGGTCACCTTGGGCATTCGGATGTCGGCGAGGACGACGTCTGGTTTCAGGCGCCGCACCGCCGCCAACGCGGCCGCGCCGTCAGGCACATCGGCGACCACCGTCATGTCGGGCTGGGAGTCGACGACCATGCGGAAACCGTGGCGTACCAGATCATCGTCGTCGGCGATGAGCACGCGAGTAGTCACAGTGGAATCACCGCCGTCACGCGCCAACCGCGAGCGCCCGGACCGGCGTCGATGGTGCCGCCCAGGTTCGCCACGTGTTCGGTGAGACCGAGCAGACCCCGGCCACCGGCAGGTCGAGTGTGGACCTCCGCATCGGGCAGGTCGTTGACCACCTCGATGTGCAGGTCGGGCTTCCGATGCCGCAGCCGGACGGTGATGTCGGCCGCACTCGGCGCGTGACGTCGGATGTTGCTCAACGACTCCACCACGACCCGGTGCGCCGCAGCGGTGACCGCCTCCGCCGGTCGAAGGGATCGCAGGTCCGGGTCGATGTCAAGGCCGATCCGCGAGCCGCTCGACTCGGTGAACCGCCGGACCAGTGTCTCGATGTCGGCGAAGTCGGCCGCCGCGTCACGGAGACGATCGTGGTGCTCCTGCAGCAACACCACGGTGCGATCCAGCGACGACAGCGCCCGAAGTCCGGCCGCCTCGATGCGTGCCAACGCCGCCAGCGCCTGTTGTGGATCGGAGGCGGCGACGAACTGCGCCGCCTGCGCCTGAACCACCATGCCGTTGACGTCGTGGGCCACGAAATCGTGAAGGTCTCGGGCCAGCGCCAACCGCTGCGACCGCCGTGCCGTCGCGACCGCCAGCTCGCTGCGCCTGCGCACGCGATGCAGGAAGCGACCGACCGCGATCGCCATCGCCGCCATCGCCAGCCACAACAGACCGAGAAGGATGAGTTCATCCTCGGGGGCGGGCGGGTCCATCAACGGCCCCAACCGAAACGGCGTCGCGAACAAGGCACCGGCTCCCGCCGCGATCACCGCGTACTCCACCATCGTGGTGGCGCGCCGTGAGGCCAGATGGAGGACGACGAGCAACAGTACGGTTTCGACGAACCACCAGAGGGCGGCCCGATTCGACGCCACACCGTCGTAGCCGACCGACACGACCGTTGAGACCAGTGCGGCGACGGCCAGCGTGATGACGTTGCGGCGCGGTCGGTCCCATACCGCCAAGGCGAGGCACGCAAAGACGGCGGGGACGGCCGCCCAGCCGACGGTGAACGAGTCCACCACCGCCCAGCCGCCCGAGATCACGACGAGGAACCCCGTCCCGACGCGAATCCACGTCCACATGTCGACGAGTGTAGACATCGAAAAGTGCCACGCCCTCTGCCGAAAAGGGGAGATGCCAGCGGTGAATTCCGCTCCACGGGGATACCGATTCACCCGCGAAGCGAAAACAGTTGAGGCATGGGCAAACTCATCACTTCCCGACGACTTCGTTGGGTGACCGCGGGACTGGCCGTGGTGCTGACCGCGAGCGCGGGAACGATCGTCTGGCAACTCTCCCAACGCAGCGAGACGCTGCTGTTGGCCGACACCGACCGCGACGGGTTGATCAGCGAGGCCGACCGTTCCGGCAGGGCGCAGTGGAGCACCGAACGCGGCGCCATCGTCGTTCCCAATCTCGATGACGACGGTGGAAACTGCGGCACCTTCACCGACGAGGAGGGCCAACGACGTGGTGACGACGCGTTGGCCGCCTGCGGTGACGCCTTCGACCAGCAGGTGAACGGCGACGCCGATCTTCTCGACCTCGCACCACTGCGGATTGAACCCATCGCCGACGTCGGCACCGACGCGTGGGCCACCGTCACCGTCGACGAGGCTTCCATCGATAGCGCTCGCCTGTTCATCCGCAGTACCGAGGGCGAGTACTCACCGCTGGCACCGGGTGAGCACATCTCCGCCGACCGGCTCCGCGGCGGCGTCGATCTGGCGTTGGAGGCCACCGACATCGCCCGTGACAGCGAGGTGTGGAACGGCTTCATCGACGTGTCACTTCAGGTGCACGATGGACAAACCGTCACGATGGACCGGGTTCGCGTCCGGGTGGCTCCGTTGCTGCTCAGCCATGACCTCAACCCCATCGACCGGATGATGATCGCCGACAACGCCACGACACCCGAGGACGCCGAACGGCACGACTACGACCCGACCACCGCCGACCCCGTCTATCCCGGAGAGGACGCGTTCCGTGACGAGTTGTCACAGGGACTGGCCGAAGCGGGACTCGACGGGCCGACCTACTACCCCACCGGCGGTGACCGATGGATGCGGGACCAGTTCATCACCGGGATGGCCGCCATGCCCGGCCCCGACGGCACGGTTCACACCATGACCGTGCTGTTGCGGTCGGCCGTGGTCGACCCGGAGGGCAGCACCGAGGAGTTTCCGCTGCGAGACGCCGGGCGCCCCGTCTACTCGATGCTGCGCGGCCCGGACGTCGCGGCGGTGCAGACGTACAGCCCGGACCGGGTCGGTGACGACGACTACAACATGCTGTGGGGGTCGTTCAACTCGACCGGGAACTTCATCGTGGCACCGCCCTACGCGACCGACGACGGCTCCTGGCCGGTGGGGCGTGTCCTCTACGGTTCCGACGGTGGCGATGCCGCACCCGATCCCGCCTTCGTCACTTTGCTTGAGGCACAACGTGATCAGGACCCGCTGCCGATCGACACCAGTTGGCTGGGCGTCGGCCACATCGACGAATTCCTCTCGTTCATTCCCGCCGACAACGACCGGGGGTGGGCGGCGGTCGTCGCCGATCCCGACCTGGGTGAGGAGCTGCTGGCGAAGCTGGTGGCCGCCGGCCGGGGGGATCATCCGCTCATGTCCGGGATCGCCGAGGGCGACCTGACCGTCGAGGAGGCGATGAAGTCGACGGATCTCACCAACGGCAACCGGATCGCGGCGGCGGGCATCGAGGCGGCGATTCGGGTGCTGACCGACGAGCTCGACCTCGGGAAGGACGAGCTCGTACGGATTCCCGCGTTGTTCACCGACCTGGTGATCGACGGCTATCCCCGTCAGGACATCGTGGCCAATCTACTGCCCGCAATCGTCAACGGTGTCGAGACCGGCACCGGGGTGTACCTGGCCGTCCGCCCACACGGCCCTCTCGACGACACCGGGAACGACGTGTTCGCCCACGCCGCCGAAACCGCGTTCGCGGCGGTGGGTGGTCGGATCGCGTGGGTTGAGGCCTTTGAGTACGGCCACGACTCCGGGACCGTCGGTGGCGAGATCCATTGCCTCACCAACACGATCCGCGAACACGTCGGCGAGCCGTGGTGGCGCGCCTGAGTCACGGATCGGCGGTGTGGGAGCTCCCGGTGAACTCCCACACCGCCGAGGCTCGTCCGCGATCCGAATACTTCCGCAAACGCATTGGTAACCCAGAAAACGAACGTCTCCCAGCCGTCTGGATAGTAGCTGCTTCCCTCAATAGTAGGAATCCACCTATAGATACTTCCGACAGGACAGTACAAAGGCTACAGTCGTGATCGATCCATCGCTGATCGTTGGAGTGCCAGGTTGCCGTCCGATTCGGTGGGCGAATACGAGGAGGTTCACCCGGTGGGGAACACCGGCGGCTTGAGAACTCGCGATCCTCTCTAGGGGCATAGAGTGGACTGGCATGCGCGAGCCAGGTCGGCAGAACTCCTCGAAGAGGACGGCAGTTATACCAACTCAGCGATGGATCCTCAAACACTTAGTCCTCTCAGGAGAGACCGATCCATCATGGATGAAAATCCGTCGCCTTCCGACAAAGCTGTGTTCGGTAGGCCACCGGCGTCGGTCATCGTCGGAACATGGACCGGATAGTAACCACCGCCGAGACGGCCGGGTTGGGGGAACGAGGCGAGACCCAGCGGGTGAACGCCGACCACGAACACCACGTCTTCGGCCCCGGAATCCTGACGCTCCTCGCTGCGGCCGGACTACTGGCCGGACATCTCGCCGGTGGTGAGGAACTGCTGCTGCCCACCGTGATCATAGCGGCGATCGGCCTGGTGATCGTCGTCATCGGGCTACCGCAACATCTCCGAGGAATCTGGCTCGTCCACCACTTCGACCACGGCATCGTGATGGAACGAACGAAGGGACGCGTCATCGCCGCGCGCTACGCCCAGATCCGCGCGGAACTGTGGACCTATCAGAGCCCCGGGGACGCCGACAGCGCCGCTCAGGACTACCTGATGCTGCAACTGGACTTCCCCAGGGGAGAGCGCTGTGTCATGGCCGAACGCGACACCGACGAGTCCTGGGTTCTCACCCGACTCGGAAACCAGTGTGGTGCGGGCGCCCCGCAACCGATCGACCATGAAACCGCCGAGCAACTGTTGAACGACCACATCTGGACCTGAGAAGTCCGCTCGGTCGATCGCCAGGGTGCGAGCCGACACCGCGATAGCGGCCGATCACCGAACCCGATCACCGCGACGCCGCATCCGACACCGGTGCCGGGCACATCTGGCCCGGCTCCACAGTCAACTCGTAGTGCCACATCTCGTTGGCGTAGGTCTGGCAGAGTCCGTACCGGTGACCGTGTTGGCTCAGCCAACTGTTGGCATCGGTCGGCCCGAAGTCGACGGCGTCGCCGCTGACGTGCCGGGACTCCTCCGCCGTCGACACCCACCTCAGCGCTTCGGTTTCACTGCCGTAGGTGTCGATCGCCTCGGCCAACAACACCTCCTGGTAGCGCTGACTGCGCCAGCCACTGGTGACGACCATGTCGACCCCCTGCGCGGCGGCATCGGTCGCGGCGGCCTGAGCGGCGGCACGAAGCCCGGGCTCCAGGTTCGCGATCGCCGGATGCGCGTCGTCGAACGGCGACAACGAATCCTCGATGTACCCGTCCTCGCGCCCGAGCGGATACGTATCGGTGGGTCGGGCCTCCCCCGGCACCGACGACGCACAACCGAGGAGCGTCAACACCATCACCGTCGCCCCCACCACCCGTGACCATCTGCTTGACATGACCCCTCCATTCGAATTGCGCGAACGAAGGCCACTCAATCGCCAGACCGGTTGCGGGAGTGTCTGCCGGTTTTCACACATTTCCGCAACACGTCCCGGACTTACACTGACCCGCGACGTCGAGGGCGTCGGGTCCTCGTTCGTCGCGCAACGGCGGGGCCGAACGGCGGTTAACGGGAGGACCGGTATGCGAGTGTTGATCGTCGAGGACGAGCCGTATCTGGCCGAAGCGGTGCAGTCGGGGCTGCGGCACGAATCGATCCCCGCCGACATCGCCCCGGACGCCGAAGCCGCGATCGAGCGGATCACCGTCAACGACTACGACGTGGTGCTGCTCGATCGGGACCTTCCCGGCATGTCCGGCGACGACGTGTGTCGCTACATCGTCCGGGAACACCCGGATGTGCGGGTCCTCATGTTGACGGCGGCCGGCCGGGTCTCGGAGAAGGTCGACGGGTTCGAACTCGGTGCCGACGACTACCTCACCAAGCCGTTCGCGTTCGAGGAACTGGTCGTTCGTCTGCGGTCGCTGGCCCGCCGTCCCGCCGCGTCGCTGCCGCCGGTTCTCGAATTCGCCGATCTCACGCTCGACGTATTCCGACGGGAGGTGTACCGCGCCGGGCGATACGTGAAGCTCACCCGCAAACAGTTCGCGGTGTTGGAGCTGCTCATGCGCGCCGACGGAGGTGTGGTCAGCGCCGAAACCCTGCTGGAGAAGGCATGGGACGAAAACGCCGACCCCTTCACCAGCGCACCCCGGGTCACCATGTCGACCCTGCGCAAGGCGTTGGGACCACCCGACCTCATTCAGACCGTCTCGGGTGCGGGCTACCGACTCATCGAACCGGAGACCGCCGGTGACTGAGAACCGCTCGGTGTTCAGCAGTGCCCGACTGCGATTGGCGGTCAGCTACGCCGCGTTTCTGGTCGCGGCCGGTGCCATGGTCATGGCCGCGGCCTACGTCGTGCTGCGGTATGTCCCGAACTATCCGCTGATGCCGGCCAACCCCAACGACCCTCCCCCGGTCGCCAGCAGACAGGACATCCTGGAAGCCCTGCTCGGCGTCTCGGCGGGGATCCTGGTCACGCTCGCCGTTGTGGGGATGGTCGGCGGTTGGTTCCTCGCCGGTTGGATCCTGCGACCGCTGAGATCCCTGTCCGAGGCGGCCCGCGTCGCCGCTACCGGGCGGCTGGATCACCGGGTACGGCTGAGTCGCCGCGACGACGAGTTCGGTGAGGTCGCCGACAGTTTCGACGGCATGCTTGAGCGGCTTCAAGACGCCTTCGCCACGCAGGAGCGCTTCGCCGCCAACGCCTCCCACGAACTGCGGACCCCGTTGGCGGTCACCGCGACCATGTTGGACGTCGCCGCCGTCAATCCCACCGAACAGGACTATCCGAAGCTGCTGGAACGGTTGCGGGAGTTGAATTCTCGTGCCATCGGCATTACCGAGGCACTGCTGCGTCTGGCGGACGCCAACGCGGTCACGGCGGCGTCGGAACCGGTCGACCTCGACGCGATCGTCAGCACCGCCCTGACCGAGGCCGTGGACGACGCCCTGCAACGCAAGGTCACCCTCAGCGGTTCGCTGAACGGCGGAGTCGTCATGGGCGACCCGGCGCTGCTGGCGCAACTGACCGACAATCTGGTGCGGAACGCGATCAGACACAACGCGACTGCGGGCTTCGCCTGGATCACGACGTATCACACCCCGACGACGGCGGTTCTGCGAGTAGAGAACTCCGGCCGCGACTACACCGCCGCGGAGGCGGCCAGGTTGCGCGAACCCTTCCTCCGCGGCCAAGGCCGAACCAGAACCGCCGGTTCCGGGTATGGCCTCGGGTTGGCCCTGGTGGCACGAATCACCGCTGTCCATAGTGGCCATTTGTCGATAGCGCCTCGCCACGGTGGCGGGCTCACGGTGACGATCACCTTCCATCGGGGCGGATGACACCAGCCATCGCGAACGCCGACAGACGGGTGGGTGGCACGGCTCAGTGAAGCCGCACCACCCAATTCCCCCGATCTATTCACCGACGACACCCGGCGTCGGCGAGTCACGACCAGCGCCATGACGGTGATCGCCGCCCTCGCAATCGGGTGGGTCGACGAGGACAACCGGCCCTCGTCAGCGCGTCTTACCAGCGCCATTGTGGTGGCCATTTCCTCTTCCCCCATGATCACGCGCCGAGCCGATTCACCCAACCGGCACGACGAACCAGTCAACATGGACTGTGGACGGCCCACACATGACTGTCGACTTGATACATCCGAGCGACGCTAACATCACCGAGAATCACCGCCGCGCAACCACATCCGAATCCCACCCAACCGAGGGATTGCCGGGTGGGGTTCGGCGAGAAGTTCGACTTCACCTGGACGAGTGAGACCGTCGTCGTCCCGACGGCCACCCCGACGGCCCACTCGGAACGACACACGGCTGCTGTCGGCCGCTCCTTTCACCCGAATGCCGAGCGTCGATCATCGACGACATCAGCGCTGGTCAGCGGCGGATCGACCTGACCGGCGTCGCGGAATCCGAGGCCACCGACAAACCGGCGTACACCGCGCCGAACCGGCGCCCGCGCTTCGCAACCACGATGGTCGGCACACCACCCGTGACCGACGCTTAAGTTGCGTTACGGAAAACCGCCCGGCTAGTATCGCCGCACTTCGCGCGACGCTTTTAGGACAGGGGAACAGCCGACCACGAAAGGACCACACCATGACGCCCGATGACAAGGCCACACTCACATCCGACCCGGGACCCGTAACCTCCGAAGTGGAGTCACACGCCGAGGCGGTCGTCGAGGACTTCGACCCGTCGATCGGGGAAGACCAACCGCCCCACCCGTTGACGGTCAACCTGCGTGCCGCCGGGGATTCGGCGATCCGGTTGGCAGAGGGAGTCAAAGCGACCGCGGTCACCGGCGCGCAGATCGCGCAGAAGAAGCTGGTCGAAGCCTCCGACGCCGGAGTCCGGACCGCCAAACGCGTTCCCGGGAAAGCCTGGGTCGCAGTGGGGATCGGCGTAGCCGCAACGGGTCTGGCCATCCTGGTATTGAGCCGTCGCTCTGACCCGCCGCGTCGGAGTTTGGCCCGTACACGGCGCCTACTGTCAAACGCCATGCCAGACGGTCGCTTCGCGGTGATGTTTCGCCGACGCGGATGACAGGGCGCCACAGCTTCCACCACCCGTGAAGGCCACCGAACGACCGTGGCGACGCACGCCCTCCAGAGCATCCGATCCCGGTTTCGACCAATTGACGCGGCGGCGGATGCTCCGGCAACGGGCGGCGAGTGTTACGTCAGATAGGCGAGCCCGGCCTGGCCCAGCAGGGCGAAGAGAACGCCCCACAGGATGATCGAGATGATCTGCCACACGATGACGGCGTTTCGTGACGCCCCGAAGGAGACCATCATCGCGGAGGTGATCTGACTGGGCAGGACGGCTTGGCCGAGCAGGCTGACGCCGGGTACTCCGAACCGGTCGAACATCCGCCGTACCCGGGCGCGCCTGGCCGACGTCGGTGCTTCGGCGTCCGCGCCCTTGCGGGCCAGAATCTTCCGTCGCGTGGCGTCGGCGGTCAGAACGAAGGCCAGCATGCTGGCGATGTTTCCGATGACGGCGGCCAGCACCGCGATCGGTGCCGGAATCCCCGCGACGACGCCGATCAGCGTCCCGAAGTAGGACTCGATGAACGGGATCGCCGCGGCGAGCATGACGCCGCACCATTGAAGCCATTCGGGAAGTGACTGGGTGAATGTGACCAGGCCCTCGTACATGCCTGCCTTCCTCTGGGGTGATGGGAGTGTCAAGGGGACTTGACATGTAAAGCGTACTTGTCACCATCGCCGAGTGTCAAGTGTGCTTTACATCGCCCGAGTCATCGTCTAGCGTGAACACGTGCGGAGCAAGGTGAAGGAACTGAGGACCCGACAGGGTTTGTCACAACAGGTTCTGGCGTCCGCCGTCGGGGTGTCACGGCAGACGATCAACGCGATCGAAA
Proteins encoded:
- a CDS encoding sensor histidine kinase gives rise to the protein MWTWIRVGTGFLVVISGGWAVVDSFTVGWAAVPAVFACLALAVWDRPRRNVITLAVAALVSTVVSVGYDGVASNRAALWWFVETVLLLVVLHLASRRATTMVEYAVIAAGAGALFATPFRLGPLMDPPAPEDELILLGLLWLAMAAMAIAVGRFLHRVRRRSELAVATARRSQRLALARDLHDFVAHDVNGMVVQAQAAQFVAASDPQQALAALARIEAAGLRALSSLDRTVVLLQEHHDRLRDAAADFADIETLVRRFTESSGSRIGLDIDPDLRSLRPAEAVTAAAHRVVVESLSNIRRHAPSAADITVRLRHRKPDLHIEVVNDLPDAEVHTRPAGGRGLLGLTEHVANLGGTIDAGPGARGWRVTAVIPL
- a CDS encoding helix-turn-helix domain-containing protein, yielding MKYTGKVTSAESLGRILQQARLLSGMSQRELAKRLGTTQRYIWEIEAGKPSIFMDRLFAVMRETNMQLTATIETEDDRG
- a CDS encoding SDR family oxidoreductase translates to MDSNGRARGPVLVTGATGTLGRVVVARLRSVGFPVRGLSRRKHLPDDRIDWVVGDVTTGSGIGSAVEGIHTVVHLASAPYRRGYTRSVEIDGTRRLLDEAHTAGVQHIVYTSIIGCDHIPWAYFETKVAAEELIAKGPIPFSILRLGQFHDFVDRALSSLSGIGLLVADRKVLAQPVDTSDVAERITAALRAGPASGIEEFGGPEVLDLRIAAQQWLAATGKRRAILPVRIPGKLGRAFRDGHLTAPAAPRGSRTWREYLAAKYSPDITR
- a CDS encoding response regulator, with protein sequence MTTRVLIADDDDLVRHGFRMVVDSQPDMTVVADVPDGAAALAAVRRLKPDVVLADIRMPKVTGIEVVRRVDTPTSVIVVTTFDDDEYVRAALDAGAAGFVLKRSGPALLVEAIRAACAGDALISPSLTVRLLRGSGAPRSMPSRPRGDGAGLSEREEQVVVLLADGRTNAEIGAELFITAGTVKTHIANAQRKVGARNRVGLAAWAWRTGLVVP
- a CDS encoding GNAT family N-acetyltransferase, coding for MSTPFTVKPTLRGELVTLRPIRRGDADVLGRILREDPDVARLTGYVHSSTEEPSGPPIEQLRDIYGSWAESDDRLVLGVVDNVDGALVGEVVLSDWNEDNRSCGFRTFISAAGRGRGLGTEATGMIIDYGLQEINMHRIRLEVYDFNPRARRVYEKVGFVHEGIGRDALRFDDRWIDVHYMAILATDQRPGGGPPTGH
- a CDS encoding type II toxin-antitoxin system HipA family toxin, whose amino-acid sequence is MAELIVELYGRHIGTLSGTWRTFDFTATARAVEEYGIDSPLLSVVIPLTVIPTRSRKDRRQNFFRELLPEGRMLTRMAQDINVAEQDVIALLRAYGRDVAGALQIWDPEAPGEPKQPGLEPLTVHDVAEMLLNVQDNPLGNKPVGGKTSLAGVQDKIVLASTPDGWNRVIDGYPSTHILKPESGDHPTIIYDEEYGSRFARATGLAEFHTWIEVFETTPALVIERYDRSPDTPSGRIHQEDFNQALGAGGSRKYQRYGGRVSLARIAKVLSTTGNTESLERLLRMTVLSAAIGNLDMHAKNISLLHFQDGTMTLAPAYDIVPQSHLPNDGEMALAINHEYRHQSITRDHLIAEGHNWGLTNPRQLINDTLAIVLETAAKEAPHPAAHPGLTHDITRFTTNLLNNRAAGEPD
- a CDS encoding MmcQ/YjbR family DNA-binding protein produces the protein MSTEDDVRRIALGLPEVTERTSYGTPAFYVAGKIFARFREEPGVLVCWCRDLGDREALLAASPQKFFTTDHYRGHASVLVRLSQVDTNELSELLEDAWAARAPRRLTSE